A single Cnuibacter physcomitrellae DNA region contains:
- the fdxA gene encoding ferredoxin, which translates to MTYVIALPCVDVKDRACIDECPVDCIYEGERSLYIHPDECVDCGACEPVCPVEAIYYEDDLPEEWADYYKANVEFFDEVGSPGGAAKVGVIKYDHPLVAALPPQGEGH; encoded by the coding sequence GTGACCTATGTCATCGCCCTTCCATGCGTCGACGTCAAAGACCGCGCCTGCATCGACGAGTGCCCGGTCGACTGCATCTACGAGGGTGAACGGTCGCTCTACATCCACCCCGACGAGTGCGTCGACTGCGGCGCCTGCGAGCCGGTGTGCCCCGTCGAGGCGATCTACTACGAGGACGACCTCCCCGAGGAGTGGGCCGACTACTACAAGGCCAACGTCGAGTTCTTCGACGAGGTCGGTTCGCCCGGCGGCGCGGCGAAGGTCGGCGTGATCAAGTACGACCACCCGCTGGTGGCCGCTCTGCCCCCTCAGGGCGAGGGTCACTAG
- the dapC gene encoding succinyldiaminopimelate transaminase, whose translation MALGALPDYPWDAMAPFAARAAAHPDGLVDLSIGSPVDPTPDVVRRALSEATDAHGYPATAGTPALRRAIVDWYARRRGVTGLDDAEVLPTIGSKEFVAWLPFMLGLGQGDVVVHPRAAYPTYAMGAVIAGAESFASDDPAEWPEATRLVWLNSPGNPDGSVLEVEQLVAAVARARELGAVVVGDECYAELGWEGRWADEPVPSVLDPRVTGGDLTGILAAYSLSKQSNLAGYRAAFAAGDPALIARLLTVRKQAGMMPPAPVQHAMTVALGDDAHVAEQKERYRARRAVLAPALERAGLRIDRSEAGLYLWATEGVDCWDTVSWLADLGVLAGPGAFYGDHFPQHVRFSLTATDERIRAAADRLDARRRS comes from the coding sequence GTGGCGCTGGGCGCCCTGCCCGACTACCCGTGGGACGCCATGGCGCCCTTCGCCGCCCGGGCGGCCGCGCATCCTGACGGCCTCGTCGACCTCTCGATCGGATCGCCGGTCGACCCGACGCCCGACGTCGTCCGTCGAGCGCTCTCCGAGGCGACCGACGCGCACGGCTACCCCGCCACCGCCGGCACGCCCGCGCTGCGTCGCGCGATCGTGGACTGGTATGCGCGGCGCCGCGGCGTGACGGGCCTCGACGACGCCGAGGTGCTCCCGACGATCGGCTCGAAGGAGTTCGTCGCCTGGCTGCCCTTCATGCTGGGCCTCGGGCAGGGCGACGTCGTCGTGCATCCGCGTGCCGCCTACCCGACCTACGCCATGGGGGCGGTCATCGCCGGTGCCGAGTCCTTCGCCTCCGACGATCCCGCCGAGTGGCCCGAGGCCACCAGGCTCGTCTGGCTGAACAGCCCGGGCAACCCCGACGGCAGCGTGCTCGAGGTCGAGCAGCTGGTGGCCGCCGTGGCCCGGGCGCGAGAGCTCGGGGCCGTCGTCGTGGGCGACGAGTGCTACGCGGAGCTCGGCTGGGAGGGTCGGTGGGCCGACGAGCCGGTCCCGAGCGTGCTCGATCCTCGCGTGACCGGAGGCGACCTCACGGGGATCCTGGCCGCCTACTCGCTCAGCAAGCAGTCGAACCTCGCCGGCTACCGGGCCGCGTTCGCGGCCGGCGACCCCGCGCTCATCGCCCGGCTCCTCACCGTCCGGAAGCAGGCGGGGATGATGCCGCCCGCTCCCGTGCAGCACGCGATGACGGTCGCCCTCGGCGACGACGCCCACGTGGCCGAGCAGAAGGAGCGCTACCGCGCCAGGCGCGCGGTGCTCGCTCCGGCTCTCGAGCGCGCGGGGCTGCGCATCGACCGCAGCGAGGCGGGTCTCTACCTCTGGGCCACCGAGGGCGTCGACTGCTGGGACACCGTGTCGTGGCTCGCCGACCTCGGCGTCCTCGCGGGCCCGGGCGCCTTCTACGGCGACCACTTCCCGCAGCACGTGCGGTTCTCGCTCACCGCCACCGACGAGCGGATCCGCGCCGCGGCGGACCGCCTGGACGCCCGGCGACGTTCGTAG